A stretch of Ligilactobacillus faecis DNA encodes these proteins:
- a CDS encoding DUF1361 domain-containing protein: MSKKLQWIVRVTFWIYLLYIYITVYRQGSFYSFLLLNTFLGYLPIEIALHLKATQSKLIYWGLFVLWLLFYPNAPYVITDLFHLARMDPYNPANGLMSFDLHMWLNFTNLVASAFGCALMGIWSLEYVAQTLQKRFRLLGWPYRTLLVVFLTLASSIGIYVGRFLRLHTAYLFFEPDAVIKQLLEMWNPRMLIFVTFMTIIQLIIWAALVIGRELIGNYDKSEKLLK; encoded by the coding sequence ATGTCGAAAAAATTACAATGGATCGTTCGAGTCACTTTTTGGATCTATCTCCTTTACATCTACATAACGGTCTATCGTCAAGGATCTTTCTATAGTTTTTTATTGCTCAATACTTTTCTTGGCTATCTACCGATCGAGATCGCTTTACATTTAAAAGCTACGCAATCAAAATTGATCTATTGGGGGTTATTTGTCCTTTGGTTGCTTTTTTATCCTAACGCACCTTACGTGATCACCGATCTTTTCCACTTAGCCCGAATGGATCCGTATAATCCAGCAAACGGTTTGATGAGCTTTGACTTACATATGTGGTTGAATTTCACAAATCTTGTTGCCAGTGCTTTTGGCTGTGCTTTGATGGGGATCTGGAGCTTAGAGTATGTTGCACAAACGCTTCAAAAAAGATTCCGACTTCTAGGCTGGCCTTATCGTACGCTACTAGTTGTGTTCTTAACACTAGCATCTTCGATCGGGATCTATGTTGGACGTTTTTTACGGCTTCATACGGCATATCTTTTCTTTGAACCAGATGCTGTGATCAAACAATTGCTTGAGATGTGGAATCCTCGCATGTTGATCTTTGTCACTTTCATGACGATCATTCAACTCATCATCTGGGCAGCACTTGTGATCGGACGTGAATTGATCGGCAACTACGATAAGTCAGAAAAATTACTCAAATAA
- the murB gene encoding UDP-N-acetylmuramate dehydrogenase, whose protein sequence is MIDDKILNELPQIEILKDEPLAHYTNTKTGGPADLIAFPKNIAETQALVFFAKENELPLTIIGNASNLIVKDGGIRGLVIILTKLAEVKVENDLLFASAGASLIETTEIAYQHGLTGLEFAAGIPGSIGGAVFMNAGAYDGEIKDVLAKVKVLTPTGEIKEYSNEELEFGYRTSRLQTEHDIVLEAVFALKQGDKTVIRERMDELNFLRASKQPLEYPSCGSVFKRPVGHFTGKLIHDSGLQGFTIGGAQVSKKHAGFIVNIGAATATDYLAVIKHVQQVVFEKFGVKLETEVRIIGTDGK, encoded by the coding sequence ATGATTGATGACAAGATTTTAAATGAATTACCTCAGATCGAGATTTTAAAAGATGAACCGTTAGCACATTATACAAATACTAAAACAGGTGGTCCGGCAGATCTGATCGCTTTTCCTAAAAATATTGCGGAAACACAAGCGCTTGTCTTTTTTGCAAAAGAAAATGAACTCCCGTTAACGATCATTGGCAATGCTAGCAATTTGATCGTTAAAGATGGGGGGATCAGGGGTCTAGTTATCATTTTGACGAAGTTAGCTGAAGTCAAGGTCGAAAATGACTTGCTTTTTGCTTCGGCTGGAGCGTCTTTGATCGAAACGACTGAGATCGCCTATCAGCATGGCCTAACGGGGTTGGAGTTTGCAGCCGGGATCCCAGGTTCGATCGGGGGCGCAGTTTTTATGAATGCTGGAGCCTATGATGGTGAGATCAAAGATGTTTTAGCTAAAGTCAAAGTTTTGACGCCAACAGGTGAGATCAAAGAATATTCAAATGAAGAATTAGAGTTTGGTTATCGGACCAGTCGTTTACAAACTGAACATGATATCGTGTTAGAAGCTGTTTTTGCCTTGAAACAAGGGGATAAAACAGTGATTCGCGAGCGCATGGATGAGTTGAATTTCTTGCGAGCTTCAAAACAACCGCTGGAATATCCTTCATGTGGGAGTGTTTTTAAACGGCCTGTAGGTCATTTTACTGGTAAATTGATCCATGACTCTGGGTTGCAAGGTTTTACGATCGGGGGTGCACAAGTTTCTAAGAAACATGCTGGTTTTATCGTAAATATTGGTGCGGCAACAGCTACAGATTACTTAGCCGTGATCAAACACGTTCAACAGGTCGTTTTTGAAAAATTCGGTGTTAAATTGGAAACTGAAGTACGGATCATCGGGACAGACGGCAAATAA
- a CDS encoding 3'-5' exonuclease, translated as MNFVAIDFETANAKRSSACSLALTVVKNDQIVDELYSLIDPQMNFSPFNTKIHGITPAQVKNAPTFAELWPHIQSFFTPEQLVIAHNAPFDCSVLKKTLEAHSLEAPSFLVLDTVKTSRNFYQDLPDHKLNTVCARLDIELKHHHNALADSHACAQILLKQMQDFGPQQLRPFIRKYN; from the coding sequence TTGAATTTCGTTGCGATCGATTTTGAAACTGCTAACGCTAAACGAAGTAGCGCTTGTTCCCTTGCTCTTACCGTCGTTAAAAATGATCAGATCGTCGATGAATTATATTCATTGATCGATCCCCAAATGAATTTTTCTCCTTTTAACACAAAGATCCACGGGATCACACCTGCTCAAGTAAAAAATGCACCGACTTTTGCTGAATTATGGCCACATATCCAAAGCTTTTTTACGCCAGAACAACTGGTGATCGCGCATAATGCTCCCTTTGATTGTAGTGTCTTGAAAAAAACATTGGAAGCTCATTCTTTAGAAGCGCCAAGTTTCTTAGTTTTAGATACAGTCAAAACAAGCCGCAATTTTTATCAAGATCTACCAGATCATAAATTAAATACTGTTTGTGCGCGTCTAGACATTGAATTGAAACATCACCATAATGCTCTAGCAGATAGTCATGCTTGTGCCCAGATCTTATTAAAACAAATGCAGGATTTTGGACCACAACAATTACGCCCTTTTATTCGTAAATATAATTGA